The Periophthalmus magnuspinnatus isolate fPerMag1 chromosome 19, fPerMag1.2.pri, whole genome shotgun sequence region TTTGTGCAGTGACTATTAGTAATTTAACttttgtgataaaaaataaataagttaataaaattaataataataataaatacgtaaaccttaaaatataaatataaaccatTTCTAGAATATGTTCtatgaaattgaataaataaaaacctgCTGATTTTGGTacattgttgtgttgttgcttATTCTGTCCTCAGGAGGTCAGTGTTTACAAGTACAAGACTCCGTTATAAATAAAGCTAGAAGAACAATACTGTCGCGATGCCTATTTTAGCGGCCATGTTGAGACTGTAGGAGCAAAATTCTAATAGAAaatcatgtaaaaaataaaaaagatataaTGGTAGTTTTGAAGTCTCTGTAATGTAGGCAGGGCCGGCCCGAGCCTTTAGGGGCCCtctccacttcagtgccacattcatatttgacaacattcaGACATCATCATAACCAGttataaaaagactgaaaagtataacagtataaacagGAAGGGGAGTCTaccaaagacattttaaattctggatatttttttctttgtttctggtgcattttaatgtgttccatttGACTAAAGTGGGCTCACATTTATCaactctttatgtcataaaatgcagaattggataaAGCAGCCAATGATGTACTTAATGAGaggtacacttacttcaaaatcatatcactcaagaagtacaaagtagtgatccaagttaagagttgTATAAGAGAAAcagtctggacataacatcagatttataatcatcagatcatttggactgaacattaaataagaggattttaggatcacactatttttatgtttattgtgagGCTTTGGATGCTGTTATTtcacataaatgcacatattaatgagtaggatgCACAGATACTGATGCCAGTATCAGCTTCAGTACTCATCAATAGGGCtgtcgataccaagagccgataccactgtatctgtgctgcctcttgtttgactcacagctcatctctccacagagctgaacTCTGACCTCAGCACTGGCGTTAATTTACTTGTGCTGCGTTGTAACTTATTATAACTGAAATGCATGAACATATTGGACAAAGTGTGGCCCTCGTAAAAGTAACACAgcagtcactgttatgctaacagtggcatgttagcagttagcatgttagcagttagcgcggagCACAGTCTGCAAAGtggaagtggtaaatattagaGCCAGGTGATTATCTAAATTAATTATATGAATTATACCCaactacagtgatttcagtAGATATGAATTCTAAAAAGTAGtctctattaaaaaaaatctatgaaaatAATTAGATTACCATTAGATTTACCATTATGatcaaacaccagtaaaaacatGTCCGGTATCAGGATCTTTACTCGGTATTAGCGAGTTCTCAAACTTAAGTACTCGTACTCATTTTGCAAAATGTGCTATCAGTTCATCTCTATATGAGCATTCACGACacattcaggagtcgttcacaggtcgttcTTTCGTTCATCAGATGTAACAGGTTTGTGTCATAATCATCGTTGTTAATGTGACACAGGAGCAGATTTAACttcactcacatcatctgatgtttagagacaaaagaaCCAACCACAAACagacagtgtaataaacagactcacctgctgtcctcgtgtctctgaggtgtgtcctgtctgtcctcgtgtctctgaggtgtgtcctgtctgtcctcatgtctctgaggtgtgtcctgtctgtcctctgtccctctgaggtgtgtcctgtctgtcctctgtccctctgaggtgtgtcctgtctgtcctctgttcctctgaggtgtgtcctctctgcaGAATTACACAcgtccagcttcactgttttatctgcaggtccactgatgtaaaatggggacatattttgagtcttctctgaaaagtcctgtcCCCAAAACGATCTTTCTCTGGGCTCTTCATGAATTGTCCTGTACTTTAGAAAAACTTAACTAAACTAActttttagtttgtaaaacacttaaatgtccctctgctgaagggaggggtccttcacaccggtgtaaacatgtaactgtccacaccactgcctgactcaaaaacaaatgtaggcagacCATGTAtagttaaacaaaacaaaacatcaaatcgTTTAAGAAGGATATTTAGACAAGTATAAACATCCAAGtgacatttagttttcagaaaaaaaaactttccaatcattattttcaatttaaatgtatgggctcttgggggccctctggtgcctcggggccctaagcggCTGCTTGGTCTGCTTATAAGCTGGTCCTGTTGGGCGTTTACcggtggtgaaaatgggagcTAATTgtcaatatggcatcttgaaaatgagTGATTAAAGAAAATAATGACTCAGACATGGACGTATCACTTCAACAACAATGTGGAGGAgttaaatgagaagaggaaacaatcataacatgcttaaaagctctgaaaagttgatcttgcagaataggtttgctttaataatattgtactgaccaatatttaatacagaattACCATACGTTTACGTGTCAATGCACCATATGGACAGAATTACTTTTAATAAAGAATTGATATTGTTGCCTCTcataaataattactttgtttttAGCCTGGGTTTGAACagcattttatttctgttgagACGGAAGGCTGTGCTTACCTTTCATCACCACTGGGAGGCGAAATTGCTCCaatcaaaaactgaaatacatGTTACTTTAACTATGAGACTGGATCTAAGTAGATCTACCCACATTTCATCATTTTACATGTGATTTATGCgacatttacaatataaagGTTGTTTATAGAGTAAAACAAAATCAATAGCCTatacgttaaaaaaaaaaaaaaatcttaatcttAACAAACTATATGGAGCCTGCATTTTTACTttactgaacctgggttgcgagtgtcttaatctgcagatggaggacacatacaagttttcatTTTCAGTATATGGACCATGCCTCATGTTAAATCTCAggacctccagaattcacccaCGAGCAAAGGAGATCCAAAAGAGGAGAGGTGGTTTGAGAGAGGTCAAAGAGGCCACCAACAATTTGCATTCtcgaaaccaaaacaaaaaaaaatgagtaGACCAGCAAATCAGCATCTTTATAGTAAAGGTTAAACACTTTCCCCAAACCATCTGAAGACCCCAAAAATGGTTTCATGACCTCCATgttgagaaccactggtctaaggTACAATTTGtcactccatcctcagacctcaATCAAAGGTattatgcacattttttttttaccatgttatgacattgcatgaagagattttagatgtcatccatgcatgtttgagtaatctagtgatctctcctctttacagttagctataagattctgttcaatactcagcccacaagtctacgtcatccATGTTCCCACACGACAgttgtccataaatatacaaaaaacatgatacaaaagttAACACAACAGTTGTTTCATTATCAGGATGCACCACGATTGtactgtgatagcgctctgaaggggagtgacttagcataggGAGCGATGGGAGGGGAGTCTCAgggcatcaaaaacaaaaataaacatgttaatatgttgtttttggcgaatcTAACactttcaaaactataaaaggtaacgtggtgatctaTATGTTAGAATACCacataaaagtgtaataaagCAGCAACATATTTTCATAGTACATCTTCTTTATTTAACGTTCCAGTCAGCTCAAACAGTAGCAGGTTGTGTCCAGGGCATCAGGTTTTCAGATAGACAGCAGATTATAGCCACAGTCTTCCATCCATTTGAGTGCATTCATTATTCAGGACTGGAGCACTTTGTCTCTCCCATCAAATCCACCTCAGTTTGTAGATCCTGTGAGGAGAgggagttttgttttgatttaacacTAAGGAATACTATGGCAAGTAGTATTGTCCTaaaatgctagttgttgttaccattACCAACAAGGCAAAGGAaatgcacttataaactcattgtggtgagtaatcagaatgcataaggtcagtgaggaataactttggacactgcaaattgtttgaaatgaactagttctgtttttaacatgttaagacagtcaaaatcaggtactgttcatttaaatactgaaatactgtaaagaataaaaccaaacaATCTGAATGAAATcatcttttcacagttttattgttGGAATGATTTGAGAAATGAACAGGAGCCATTTTACGTCATTGCTAGTTCTGATATTACagatgtatatatgtataccgtatatatacatgtatgtatgACAGTTCACATTAGTTTTAAGCCCTTAAGTACACAAATTATACGAAAAAATATGAAGTTACAATGTCGTTATATATTTTTGATTGGCCAATATTGTGAACAGGGCTGGGTACCATCAAAAGTTACCAGCACAGTACcaaattaaaaactgtaaactggTCCCtatcaataataaataaataaatacaattaaatacaattaaattggTACTAAaaagtttttctttgtttttttcttttgtttttataatacgTTTTTGGTGGGGGACCCCATTCGTAAGCTAGTTTCATTCCACATGATTggaaaaaactacattttctcCATTAAATACTATAAAATTGGCAAtataaacatgtacttttgccaTCTTAAATAATGATTAATACAGCAATAGTAATACTAAAGGTACAATACTGGTACCAAAAACAAAGTATTGGTACCTGGAAATAACTGTAAGGTGCCCAGCCCTATCTGTGCACATAGTCTATTGATACACCAGTGTTACgtttagttcattttatttagTGCAGTCAaaggttctagtcctggtctagtccaggttccATGATTTTGTGGTAATTATCcgacaaaaaatacaatttctgATGTTTGAGTTCatatcatctgcaaacacaGGATACAAGAGGATTTTCTTTTGGACTGATCAAACTGCaccttcactctcctcttttgtctatATAAATATTACGTGGGTTGTGGTCACTGCCAGACAAAGTCCTGTCCGGTCTGTTTGTCTTGTTGAAGTAAAAGTGCTTGTCTGTCAAACCATATGAATTAAATCATCACATTTGTTCTGTTGGAATGATTTGAGACATGAACAGTGTCCATTACAgtggtgtatgtgtatatgtgtatatcaGTTCACATTATAGTTTCAATGTACCAGGACATATTTTAGACTGACCAAAATGTGCCTTCACTACCCTTTTTTGTCCATATAAATATCCTGTCCATCGGTCACTGCCAGCCAAAATCCTGCCCGGTGAGCTGGTAGAACTTCTCATTATGAGGTCTGTAGAAGTCCCTGAGCCTCAGTAGCACGTTGGGGTCTATGGGGGTGTGGGTGCGTCCCTTGGTCTTGCCCAGGCAGTGTGGCTTGCTGCTGCCCTCGGGTTTCTTCAGGCAGGGGAAGCCTTTGGTCTTGTTGAAGTAAAAGTGCTTATCGGTCACGATGCGCTGCAGACCCAAGAAGTCCTGCACTTTGGCCATCTCTCCAGCGGGGTCGCTAATGAGCCGCTCCCCGCTCACCAGGTGGATCTGCTCCAGGGGGAACCAGTCCAACCAGCGCTGCAGGTGGAGGGCGTACAGGCCGATCCACAGGGGGCTCCACTGAGCATCCATCTCACCTGGTAAAAGAGAACAGAGTAGTGAGAATGGcccaaactgtataaagaaggaCTGAAATAGTGTGATGAGACATTGAGGCGAGCAGTTACTGGGGCGAATTTTGAGCCAAGTGccctatttggaattctgaaGGCGAGAATCATAGcagccaaagaaaaaaaaaatcattttagcTTGCAGTGTATTTCAACTATAAGCAAAAACTAATTATACTTTGACCAGTTTGACAGActgtaaaagtatcaaataacACAGTAAGACCTGTGATACACTGGAGTGCCAACAGGGGGAGCACTGTGTGGCCATTTTTGGGTTGATATCTTTCTGAAGGTGGGTATAACGTACTTATAGATTAATACCGCCAATGAGGGGTTGGTTTAACAAACATAAGATGCTAACGTGCAAATATAAAGCTAAAGAAAACCCATGGTAATTGTTTTAACAAGTATGTAGACCAGGCGGAGGTAATGCGGTAATGATGTGAAGGTGAAATTTGAAAGGTAACGTTGCCGCAAAGCaccattttgaaaacatgaGTGCCACTgtgtagttttaaaaaaaatacgtTTTCTGTGCAGAAGCGTAGCGTGGAAAAAGAAAGGCATTGTTTTTGCATGTCCTAATGTCCTATAGATCGGACATTTAGCTACGTGCACAGAAGTAGGGAGAAAGCCACGTGGACCGTTTctattagtgatgggactttcggctcttttatgggattcaGATATTTGGAGAGCCGTAAAAAATACAGtgtcttttactatttatttgaaCTCATtcttaacaacaaactaatcacaacaAAGCATCGCATGCTGTTGACATCTCAGACAGCTGCATATTTAGATTGTAGAtttattcggtcattacattcaaatcaaacattattcagtTTGTATAAgtttgtacataacatttctatcatgaccgaaagggtttaggctgaagtaaagaaaaaaaaaatacttataatgccTCATGCCACGCTAGTGagaagtggatttttttcatatataccaaaatgactatgcaacacgGCCAAATCCTGTGTGTATCACccattaaggaaataaaactggagaacaaagcaAGTACCAAGGAGTGGGTGTGTACCAGTGGTCTTGAAAACAAGTGGTTAAAgttgcatgaatcactccaaatacaacttcgagagggtaaatgaaaaggggaaattttttttctccaaagtcTGATCTCCAAACCAAACTGAGGATTGTGTGTAGGCCTCTCCATtatcattaaaactaaattatcaTTAGAACTTAACTAATAAATTGGCTTTAAACTGGATTAATTACACAAGTCTTGGTTAAAAGTTTTCTCAGCGTGAGCCCAGTGGTAGTTTCTTATCACCTGTGGAGTGGTTCTTGAAGGCCAGGCTCTCAAATGTTGGTATATCGGGGGTCTTGGAGATGATCTGGGTGTAGTCTGAGATGGCTCTGGTCACCGGGTCCCTCACCACCACGATCAGCTTCACCTGCCGAGACATGGCGTGCACCCGAGCCGGCGTTTCCGTGGTGACGAAGTACCGAGGCGTCTTCTCCATGACGACTTGTCCCTCCAGCGCTTTGGGCATCATGCTCCtgataaaacacacaacaaaaaagTCGCATTTACCATCAAATTGATTATGGTATGATCATTTTTAGACACTCAAAGCTTTACAGTgcgttattcattcactccttaTTTAGTcatggtaagatactattgtagccacagcagcCCTGGGCAaactgacggaagtgaggctgccagtctgtgccatcggcccctctgatcaacacacactcaaacacacaccagatTCATATtgtcacatacatttatattcagATGACGCTGTTTTGTTTGcaactgctccctctgctggtcaggtgatagtaaaactgcagcaagatgtgaatgaaatccaaaattccctcaaaaatctaaaattaccATTGTATGCAAGTATATATTTATGCATATTTAGCTACATGCAAGCTataaatctttatacactagatagtacattgattgaaagaggCACcatctataaatatcttggtttTGGCTTGACGGAAACTTatcttttaaaatgcatatcTCAGAATTGtgtaacagtttaaacattttattgcagaaacaaatcttgtatcccattaaatgacaaaaaagacaTCATTTATGCAACCTTTCTTAGATTTTGGAGATATAATAttcatgcagacttcagcttcACCAACTTTTAGATTCACTCTTCCACTCTGCAATCCGTTTCATTACAGATGAcgaatttaaacccatcactgttcactaataaaaacactgacCATCGCTCTCtgtcagaagaaaacaacactgtatgaaacgtatttataaagcactacTTCATACACTGCTGGAATAGCTCACCTGCTcgttaatcattgatacgggaacatttaatacaggATCATGTGACTGTATAAGTCTAAAACTGGCTGCACAAAGAAGTGAGACGGGGGAAAAAGAGCTTTCGGCTGTTTAGCTTCCCATAAGTGGattatatatttcaaggacatgcaaaattgatactttggtgccatGAACGCGCTTTAATAATGTGGGGgcaaacatttatacacacacctgtgcctgtttttaatgttttaaataggtttatatatgtatttgctTCGTTTGTTCTGTGTTTGGACAGGAAAAGGACAGTCTGGGGTACTCTcactgggctctccctgtataaataaagataaattaaatgaaaatatttggaaatgaggttgaaatgtcttgccaaaggacacaacaacagtttccatTAGTACtaggactattctaggtctaatctagggctaaacaaggtctaaaagtggactacaccAATGTATATGTCcaatgttctaaaaataattgaTCTAACACTAAATGAGGCAAATCCACATATTaaagagctgtccaagtaccaGCTAAAGGAGCTGGAGCCACTACTGTCCCCACTGTGGCATCCGGTATTCCCAAAGGTCTCCCATCCAACTACTGACCAGACCTTCACATATTGAGCACGGACAAACAGGTAGACGCTGTACTTCCTCATCGTCCCCACCTCTCGTCATccgtcagccaatcacagccttcTAACTTCgtcttcccctctcccctctgtgtctcttgtCTCATCTCTCCCATAAGGCGTCGGGCAGATGGGACTCGTTTGGAGATAAATGAGCGAGGAAGCCCCCCGAGGAGCGTTTGGAGACCGGGTACATCTGCCGCACACCTGCCATACACCTGACCCACAGCCTGAGCTCACGGTGGGGCATAGCTCTAGACAAAAGACGGGGTGTGGTGGTCCGGTCcaggatttaaacagattttaatCAGGCAAAAGCAGCACTTGAGATTGACACAACAGAAAAAGTAGATTTGAAAGAAACTGTACCCAAATGAAGGactcgtgtgaggctcattctgaaccaaaacaccaaattataacataaacaacttgtccattaatgttatcagtaaaagccaaacaatggtccctcgtttatcgcggagggtcacgttctaaaaataactcgtaataggcgaaatccacatttttatacaattattctatatgttggtttgctgtaaaacccctcaccacacactttatacacttttctcacacggacattaacattttctcacatttctctcttgtttaaacactctcgaagttcaaaccttcgtagattttacaaaataagaacagTTTTATGgatgaaaccaaagatcaagacctgttttcatttgtttgaggaataaaaatataatcctatactgtaaataaaaatgatgcag contains the following coding sequences:
- the hs3st3l gene encoding heparan sulfate (glucosamine) 3-O-sulfotransferase 3-like produces the protein MATFHRLALASSLCVICFSLVYIFTGCCETELAAAARGGYVVRVPVREFLSPGLNASAPAAAAAAAAPGDGAAVVGTGLERDYTATRRLPQALIIGVKKGGTRALLEFLRLHPDIRALGSEPHFFDRHYARGLDWYRSMMPKALEGQVVMEKTPRYFVTTETPARVHAMSRQVKLIVVVRDPVTRAISDYTQIISKTPDIPTFESLAFKNHSTGEMDAQWSPLWIGLYALHLQRWLDWFPLEQIHLVSGERLISDPAGEMAKVQDFLGLQRIVTDKHFYFNKTKGFPCLKKPEGSSKPHCLGKTKGRTHTPIDPNVLLRLRDFYRPHNEKFYQLTGQDFGWQ